One Flagellimonas sp. CMM7 genomic region harbors:
- a CDS encoding dipeptidase, producing MRYSYLLAAITILFSCAEKNPKKTETLEEKAKKIHENVITIDTHDDINIKNFTDSINYTQNLDTQINLPKMEAGGLDVVWLIVYTGQDSLNTEGYAKASENAISKFDAIRRLCEEYAPDRIELALTSDDVRRISASGKKVAMIGVENAYPIGEDLSKFEEYQKRGARYISLSHNGHSQFCDSNTGEKDSIWLHNGLSDLGKSAVKEMNRLGMMIDVSHPSKESMKQMIALSKAPIIASHSSARALCDHSRNLDDEQLLLLKENGGVVQTVAFSSYLNTEKHEARAAFMKEIHKKVADSLKINWYERSQFSSLTDVQQAEFIENYPKVLKIANAIAEKDNSAPPAVDVSDFVDHIDYMVNLIGIDHVGISSDFDGGGGIEGWSDASETFNVTLELVKRGYSEEDIAKLWGANLLRVLDEVQAIAVSLN from the coding sequence ATGAGATATTCTTACTTATTGGCTGCTATTACAATTCTATTTTCATGTGCAGAAAAGAATCCTAAAAAGACCGAAACCTTGGAGGAAAAAGCAAAAAAAATACATGAAAACGTAATTACTATTGATACTCATGATGATATCAATATAAAGAACTTTACAGATAGCATTAACTACACCCAAAATTTGGACACTCAAATAAATTTGCCAAAAATGGAAGCCGGCGGGTTGGATGTAGTTTGGTTGATTGTGTATACTGGTCAAGATTCTTTAAATACTGAAGGATATGCCAAGGCTTCCGAAAATGCCATTTCTAAGTTTGATGCCATTCGTAGATTATGTGAAGAATATGCTCCAGATAGAATAGAATTGGCACTTACTTCTGATGACGTAAGAAGAATTAGTGCTTCTGGTAAAAAAGTTGCAATGATTGGCGTTGAAAATGCTTATCCTATTGGTGAAGACTTATCAAAGTTTGAAGAATATCAAAAACGCGGAGCACGTTACATTTCCTTATCCCACAATGGACATAGTCAATTTTGCGATTCCAATACGGGCGAAAAGGATAGTATATGGCTACACAATGGTTTAAGTGACTTAGGCAAAAGTGCTGTGAAAGAGATGAATAGGTTGGGAATGATGATAGATGTCTCTCATCCGTCCAAAGAGTCCATGAAACAAATGATTGCGTTATCCAAAGCACCTATTATTGCTTCCCATTCTTCCGCAAGAGCTTTATGTGATCATAGCAGAAATTTGGATGATGAACAGCTTTTATTATTAAAAGAAAATGGAGGTGTAGTACAAACAGTGGCATTTAGTTCATATTTAAATACCGAAAAGCATGAGGCACGAGCAGCTTTTATGAAGGAAATTCACAAGAAGGTAGCGGACTCTCTTAAGATAAACTGGTATGAACGGTCACAATTCTCATCCCTAACTGATGTTCAACAAGCTGAATTTATTGAAAACTATCCTAAAGTACTTAAAATAGCCAATGCCATTGCTGAAAAAGACAATTCGGCTCCACCAGCGGTTGATGTATCAGATTTTGTAGATCATATTGATTATATGGTAAACCTTATTGGGATTGATCATGTTGGAATTAGCTCAGATTTTGATGGTGGAGGCGGGATTGAAGGTTGGTCAGATGCTTCTGAAACGTTTAATGTTACATTAGAACTGGTAAAGCGTGGTTATTCCGAAGAGGATATAGCTAAACTATGGGGCGCAAACTTGCTCAGAGTATTGGATGAAGTGCAAGCAATAGCCGTTTCTCTCAACTAA
- a CDS encoding acyl-CoA thioesterase: MRFHTRKWVKPEDLNANGTLFGGKLLAWIDEEAALYSIVQLESKKVVTKYMSEINFMSTAEKGDIVEIGIEVIKFGITSISLNCEVRNKMTHESIVTVDNIIMVNLDDKGNPKPHGKTKVEYVKDRLAKREKEEF, encoded by the coding sequence ATGAGATTTCACACAAGAAAATGGGTTAAACCAGAAGATTTAAATGCGAACGGAACTTTGTTTGGAGGCAAGCTCCTAGCTTGGATTGATGAAGAAGCGGCGCTGTATAGTATTGTGCAGTTAGAAAGTAAAAAAGTCGTTACCAAATATATGTCAGAAATCAATTTTATGAGCACAGCGGAAAAGGGTGATATCGTAGAAATTGGAATAGAGGTCATAAAGTTTGGGATCACCTCAATATCGCTTAATTGCGAGGTGAGAAACAAAATGACACATGAAAGTATTGTTACCGTAGATAACATTATCATGGTAAACTTGGACGATAAAGGGAACCCCAAACCTCACGGAAAAACCAAAGTGGAATACGTTAAGGACCGTCTGGCAAAAAGAGAAAAAGAGGAGTTTTAG